Within Candidatus Eisenbacteria bacterium, the genomic segment GAAGTCGGTTTCGACGGCGTAGTTTCCCAGACGGTGCAGCGAAAACGCTTTGAGCGCCCAGTAGAGCCCGTAGCAGGCGATCGCCGCGATCGCGGCGCCCCGAAGGAACGCTTCGGTTCTCAGCGGCTCGGGGGTCCCGGCCCAGGAACGCGGCCCCGCGGGCGCCACCGAACGGGCGCCGGCTGCGCCGCGGCGCCACTCATGCGAGGGATACTTGGATTTCTGAGGCTTCGTCAAAGGGTGCGGTCCACGGCGTCCGCGATGTGTCGGAGTTGCTTCGCGAGCGCGGCGAACTGCTCCGGAAAGAGCGACTGCTGCCCGTCGCAGATCGCGCGCTCCGGATCGAAGTGGACTTCGACCAAGAGCCCGTCCGCGCCCGCCGCGATCGCGGCGCGCGCGAGCGGGACGACCTTGTCGCGGACGCCCGCGGCATGGCTCGGATCCACGATGACCGGCAGGTGGCTCAGCGATTTCGCGACCGCGACGGCGTTCAGGTCGAGTGTGTTCCGGGTGTAGGTCTCGTAGGCGCGGATGCCGCGCTCGCACACGATCACGCGATCGTTTCCTCCGGAGATCACGTACTCGGCGCTCATGAGCCACTCGTCGACGGTGGCGGAGAGCCCCCGTTTCACGAGCACCGCCTTCTCGGTCTTCCCCAGCTCCCGGAGCAGGGAGAAGTTCTGCATGTTCCGGGCGCCGACCTGGAGAATGTCGACGTAGCGCTCCATGAGCGCGATTTGGCTCTTGTCCATGATCTCGGAGATCACGAGGAGGCCGTTCGCGTCGGCGACGCGGCGGATGAGCTTGAGGCCCTCCTCCCCCAGTCCCTGGAACGAATAGGGCGACGTGCGCGGCTTGAACGCTCCGCCGCGGAGCACGCGCGCCCCCGCCGCGCGCACCGCGGCCGCGGTCCGCACCATCTGCTCCTCGGACTCGATCGTGCAGGGTCCGGCCATGAGCACCACGGCCGAGCCGCCGATTTCCACATCGCCGATCCGGAGCACACTGGTCTCGCGGCGAAAGCTGCGGCTCGCGAGCTTGAAGGGCTCGGGAATGGGCAGCGCCTCCGCGACCCCCGCCATGGCACGCACCTCATCGATCGGGGGCAGCGCCCCGTCCCCCACCGCGGCGATCACGGTCGGGCCGGAGGTCGGCGCGCGCACCACCTGGAAGCCCAGATCGCGCAGCCTCGCTTCCACGGCGTGAAGCTGCTCCGGAGTCGCATTCGGCCGAAACGTAATGACCATTCGCCCCTCTGAAATAGAAACGCCCACTGTCTTCGTCTCGACAGTGGGCGGGGCCTCAGGGCTCACCGGGTGCAATCATCCCCGTGCGCGCTGCGGCCCCCGCTGCCAGGTCCACGCGTGGTAGAAATCGTTGAAGCGAAGGTACATGGAATGCAGCCCTCGTCGCCTGGAGGTGGAGGCGCGAACGTACGCAGGAGCCTAGCATTCCCCCTGGCGAGGGTCAAATCATCTCGGGCGCTGGATCGTCCTCGACGAGATACTTCGAGAAAATGATCCATTTCCCTCCCGGCGCTCTCAGGAGCCGGAGAATCTCCTCCTTGTCGACGGGTCTGGGCCCGACCACCGGGCCCGCGTAACGGACGCGCGCCCGCACGGTCCGGATCTCGAGGAGGGTGTCCCTCCCCAATTCCGCGCCTGGAGCGGAGACCGGCACCGCGCGGGCCGCGTTCCGGTATATCGACGCCTGATCCGAGAGGATCCTGGCCCTTCGGAACAAGGAGTCCGCGTTGGCCTCGCTCGCTTTGGCCCAGGAGGAGTCGGCGGATCGCTGAGCGTAGATCGCCATCCGTGCGAGGGAGTCGAGGGCGGCCATGCGGATCCGACGGGGGGCGTCGACCTTGAGAACGCGGCCCCCGACGAAGGAGTTCGTCGAGGCAAGGCACGTGGAACGCTCGCCGATCTCTTTCACGTCGCGCCGCGCGAGCGCGCGAAGGTAGTCGTGGGCCGCTTTCCTTGCTTCCCGAACATCCGGAGCCTCGCGCGCGCAACCTGCGAGGAGCAGCGCTGCCATCAGCCCGGCGCTGCCGA encodes:
- the aroF gene encoding 3-deoxy-7-phosphoheptulonate synthase, whose amino-acid sequence is MVITFRPNATPEQLHAVEARLRDLGFQVVRAPTSGPTVIAAVGDGALPPIDEVRAMAGVAEALPIPEPFKLASRSFRRETSVLRIGDVEIGGSAVVLMAGPCTIESEEQMVRTAAAVRAAGARVLRGGAFKPRTSPYSFQGLGEEGLKLIRRVADANGLLVISEIMDKSQIALMERYVDILQVGARNMQNFSLLRELGKTEKAVLVKRGLSATVDEWLMSAEYVISGGNDRVIVCERGIRAYETYTRNTLDLNAVAVAKSLSHLPVIVDPSHAAGVRDKVVPLARAAIAAGADGLLVEVHFDPERAICDGQQSLFPEQFAALAKQLRHIADAVDRTL